The following are encoded in a window of Streptomyces sp. SAT1 genomic DNA:
- a CDS encoding DeoR/GlpR family DNA-binding transcription regulator: protein MGARTAEERQREIVRAARADGQVDVTALAGTLGVAKETIRRDLRALEDHGLVRRTHGGAYPVESAGFETTLAVRATTHVPEKRRIAAAAAELLGDAETVFVDEGFTPQLIAEALPVDRPLTVVTASLPVAGALAGAANVSVLLLGGRVRAGTLATVDHWTTKMLAGFVVDLAYIGANGISREHGLTTPDPAVSEVKSQAMRAARRTVLAGVHTKFGAVSFCRFAEVGALEAIVTSTLLPAAEAHRYALLGPQVIRV from the coding sequence ATGGGCGCGCGGACGGCGGAGGAACGGCAGCGGGAGATCGTGCGGGCCGCCCGTGCCGACGGCCAGGTCGACGTCACCGCGCTGGCCGGCACGCTCGGCGTCGCCAAGGAGACCATCCGCCGCGACCTGCGCGCCTTGGAGGACCACGGGCTGGTCCGCCGCACCCACGGCGGGGCCTATCCGGTGGAGAGCGCCGGCTTCGAGACGACCCTCGCCGTCCGCGCCACCACCCATGTGCCCGAGAAGCGCCGGATCGCCGCGGCGGCGGCCGAGCTGCTCGGGGACGCCGAGACGGTCTTCGTCGACGAGGGCTTCACCCCGCAGCTGATCGCCGAGGCCCTGCCCGTGGACCGGCCGCTGACCGTGGTGACCGCCTCCCTGCCGGTCGCCGGGGCCCTCGCCGGGGCGGCGAACGTCTCGGTGCTGCTGCTCGGCGGCCGGGTGCGCGCGGGCACGCTGGCCACCGTCGACCACTGGACGACGAAGATGCTCGCCGGATTCGTCGTCGACCTCGCCTACATCGGCGCCAACGGCATCTCGCGCGAACACGGCCTGACCACGCCCGACCCGGCGGTCAGCGAGGTCAAGTCGCAGGCGATGCGGGCCGCGCGGCGCACCGTGCTCGCCGGGGTGCACACCAAGTTCGGCGCGGTCAGCTTCTGCCGGTTCGCCGAGGTCGGCGCGCTGGAGGCGATCGTGACCAGCACCCTGCTCCCGGCCGCCGAGGCGCACCGCTACGCCCTGCTGGGCCCGCAGGTCATCCGGGTCTGA
- a CDS encoding ABC transporter substrate-binding protein, with amino-acid sequence MRTQSRRRPPRATLALAAAGTLLAPLLSGCWVGAGGAGSGGDSINVLMVNNPQMTELQKLTAAHFTKETGIKVNFTVLPENDVRDKISQDFANQAGQYDVATLSNYEIPIYARNGWLHPVDSYVARDPGFDQQDVLAPMRQSLTADDGKLYGEPFYGESSFLMYRKDVFAAKGLTMPAHPTWQQVADLAAKADGARPGMKGVCLRGLPGWGELMAPLTTVVNTFGGTWFDKDWKAHLDSPEFTRATKFYVDLVRQHGESGAAQSGFAECLNNMTQGKVAMWYDATSAAGLLEAKGSPVKGKVGYAPAPVEKTASSGWLYTWAWGIQKASRNPDKAWKFVSWASGKGYERLVGETSGWSNVPAGKRASTYGIPAYRAEAAAFQERTKDAIANARPNDPGVQPRPAPGIQFVDIPEFTDLGTKVSQEISAAVAGRQSVESALAKAQRLAEKISKEYEGR; translated from the coding sequence ATGCGAACCCAGAGCCGACGGCGGCCACCGCGAGCGACACTCGCCCTGGCCGCCGCAGGGACGCTGCTCGCCCCGCTGCTCTCCGGCTGCTGGGTCGGGGCGGGCGGGGCCGGTTCGGGCGGCGACTCCATCAATGTGCTGATGGTCAACAACCCGCAGATGACGGAGTTGCAGAAGCTCACCGCCGCGCACTTCACCAAGGAGACCGGCATCAAGGTGAACTTCACCGTGCTGCCGGAGAACGACGTCCGCGACAAGATCAGCCAGGACTTCGCCAACCAGGCCGGCCAGTACGACGTGGCCACCCTGTCCAACTACGAGATCCCGATCTACGCCCGCAACGGCTGGCTGCACCCGGTGGACTCCTACGTCGCCCGGGACCCGGGCTTCGACCAGCAGGACGTGCTGGCCCCGATGCGCCAGTCCCTCACCGCCGACGACGGCAAGCTCTACGGCGAGCCCTTCTACGGCGAGTCGTCCTTCCTCATGTACCGCAAGGACGTCTTCGCGGCCAAGGGCCTGACCATGCCCGCCCACCCCACCTGGCAGCAGGTCGCCGACCTGGCCGCGAAGGCGGACGGCGCCCGGCCCGGCATGAAGGGCGTCTGCCTGCGCGGACTGCCCGGCTGGGGCGAGCTGATGGCGCCGCTCACCACGGTCGTCAACACCTTCGGCGGCACCTGGTTCGACAAGGACTGGAAGGCGCACCTGGACTCCCCCGAGTTCACCAGGGCGACGAAGTTCTATGTCGACCTGGTACGGCAGCACGGCGAGTCCGGCGCCGCCCAGTCCGGCTTCGCCGAATGCCTGAACAACATGACCCAGGGCAAGGTCGCCATGTGGTACGACGCCACCAGCGCGGCCGGCCTGCTGGAGGCCAAGGGCTCCCCCGTCAAGGGCAAGGTCGGCTACGCCCCCGCGCCGGTGGAGAAGACCGCGTCCTCCGGCTGGCTCTACACCTGGGCCTGGGGCATCCAGAAGGCGTCCCGCAACCCGGACAAGGCGTGGAAGTTCGTCTCCTGGGCCTCCGGCAAGGGGTACGAGCGGCTGGTCGGCGAGACGAGCGGCTGGTCGAACGTCCCGGCGGGCAAGCGCGCCTCCACGTACGGGATCCCCGCCTACCGGGCGGAGGCCGCCGCCTTCCAGGAGCGGACCAAGGACGCGATCGCGAACGCCCGCCCCAACGACCCGGGCGTCCAGCCCCGGCCCGCCCCCGGCATCCAGTTCGTCGACATCCCCGAGTTCACCGACCTCGGCACCAAGGTCTCCCAGGAGATCAGCGCGGCCGTCGCCGGACGCCAGTCGGTCGAGTCCGCCCTCGCGAAGGCCCAGCGGCTCGCCGAGAAGATCTCCAAGGAGTACGAGGGACGATGA
- a CDS encoding carbohydrate ABC transporter permease, which produces MTATTTAPVAATQPLTGRRTSPRLRAWATRAPLLPALVFMIAVTQLPFVATLVISFFDWNALYPKARRFTGLDNYQQVLTDADLRHSVWTTVLLTVAVVLASLVLGLALALLLDRRFPGRGAVRTLLIAPFLVVPVAAALLWKHVLYNPEYGLLNGLLHYVGGPQPDWISNTPLLAVEASLVWQWTPFMMLILLAGLQSRDQQQIEAARVDGAGDWQIFVHLTLPHLRRYLELGALLGSIYIVQNFDAVFTLTSGGLGTANLPYTVYQSFYQAHENGLASAAGVLVVIGSILIATFALRVVSSLFREEVSRA; this is translated from the coding sequence ATGACCGCCACGACCACGGCCCCCGTGGCCGCCACCCAGCCGCTCACGGGCCGCCGGACCTCACCCCGGCTGCGCGCCTGGGCCACCCGCGCCCCGCTGCTGCCCGCCCTCGTCTTCATGATCGCCGTGACCCAGCTGCCGTTCGTGGCCACGCTGGTGATCTCCTTCTTCGACTGGAACGCCCTCTATCCCAAGGCCCGCCGCTTCACCGGGCTCGACAACTACCAGCAGGTGCTCACCGACGCGGACCTGCGCCACTCGGTGTGGACGACCGTGCTGCTGACCGTGGCGGTGGTGCTGGCCAGCCTGGTCCTCGGCCTCGCCCTCGCCCTGCTCCTGGACCGCCGCTTCCCCGGCCGGGGCGCCGTGCGCACCCTGCTGATCGCGCCGTTCCTCGTGGTGCCGGTAGCCGCCGCCCTGCTGTGGAAGCACGTCCTCTACAACCCGGAGTACGGCCTGCTCAACGGCCTGCTGCACTATGTGGGCGGCCCGCAGCCGGACTGGATCTCGAACACCCCGCTGCTCGCGGTCGAGGCCTCGCTGGTGTGGCAGTGGACGCCGTTCATGATGCTGATCCTGCTGGCCGGACTCCAGAGCCGCGACCAGCAGCAGATCGAGGCCGCCCGGGTCGACGGGGCCGGCGACTGGCAGATCTTCGTCCATCTGACCCTGCCGCATCTGCGCCGCTACCTCGAACTCGGCGCGCTGCTCGGCTCGATCTACATCGTGCAGAACTTCGACGCGGTGTTCACCCTCACCTCCGGGGGCCTGGGCACCGCCAACCTGCCCTACACCGTCTACCAGAGCTTCTACCAGGCCCACGAGAACGGACTGGCCTCCGCCGCCGGTGTCCTGGTCGTCATCGGCTCGATCCTCATCGCGACCTTCGCCCTGCGCGTGGTCTCGTCCCTGTTCCGCGAGGAGGTGTCCCGCGCATGA
- a CDS encoding carbohydrate ABC transporter permease: MNALKRNGLGLVAWLAGIVFFLPIAWMALTSFHSESDAATNPPSFAASLTLDGYREFFGSGGGASPWPALANSAVASVASTLLVLVLSLPAAYALSIRPVRKWTDVLFFFLSTKMLPAVAGLLPIYLFAKNTGMLDNIWLLVILYTSMNLPIAVWMMQSFLAEVPVAVIEAARVDGARLPTILARVVAPIAVPGIAATALICFIFSWNELLFARVLTGVVAETAPVFLTGFITSQGLFLAKVCAASLVISLPVLAAGFAAQDKLVQGLSLGAVK; encoded by the coding sequence ATGAACGCCCTCAAGCGCAACGGTCTCGGCCTCGTGGCCTGGCTCGCCGGGATCGTGTTCTTCCTGCCCATCGCCTGGATGGCGCTGACGTCCTTCCACTCCGAGTCGGACGCGGCGACCAACCCGCCGTCCTTCGCCGCCTCCCTGACCCTGGACGGCTACCGCGAGTTCTTCGGCAGCGGCGGCGGGGCCAGCCCCTGGCCCGCGCTGGCCAACTCGGCGGTCGCCTCGGTGGCCTCGACGCTGCTCGTCCTCGTCCTGTCCCTGCCGGCGGCGTACGCGCTGTCGATCCGGCCGGTGCGCAAGTGGACGGACGTGCTGTTCTTCTTCCTGTCCACCAAGATGCTCCCGGCGGTGGCGGGTCTGCTGCCGATCTACCTGTTCGCCAAGAACACCGGGATGCTGGACAACATCTGGCTGCTGGTCATCCTCTACACCTCGATGAACCTGCCGATCGCGGTGTGGATGATGCAGTCCTTCCTCGCCGAGGTGCCGGTCGCCGTCATCGAGGCGGCCCGGGTCGACGGGGCCCGGCTGCCCACGATCCTGGCCCGGGTGGTGGCCCCCATCGCCGTCCCCGGGATCGCGGCCACCGCGCTGATCTGCTTCATCTTCAGCTGGAACGAGCTGCTCTTCGCCCGGGTCCTGACCGGCGTGGTCGCCGAGACCGCCCCCGTCTTCCTGACCGGCTTCATCACCAGCCAGGGCCTGTTCCTCGCGAAGGTGTGCGCCGCGTCGCTCGTCATCTCCCTGCCGGTGCTCGCCGCGGGGTTCGCCGCCCAGGACAAACTGGTCCAGGGCCTGTCGTTGGGAGCCGTGAAATGA
- a CDS encoding zinc-dependent alcohol dehydrogenase family protein, whose protein sequence is MKAAVIESVGRAVVTEVPDPTPGPREVVVEVAACGLCGTDLHILQGEFAPKLPIVPGHEFAGRVVAVGTGVTEVAEGDRVAVDPSLYCYECRRCRTGHNNLCERWAAIGVTTAGGAARYALAPVANCVKLPDHVRTEDAALIEPLSCAVRGYDVLQSRLGAHVLIYGSGTMGLMMLELAKRTGAASVDMVDLNPARLETARGLGVSASAANADELDRPEGWDLVIDATGNAAAIQDGLDRVAKAGTFLQFGVADYATRVQIDPYRIYNQEITITGSMAVLHSYERAAELFAGGVLDPDVFISDRLPLDSYPQALEQFAAGVGRKIVVVP, encoded by the coding sequence ATGAAGGCCGCCGTCATCGAGTCCGTGGGCCGCGCCGTCGTCACCGAGGTCCCCGACCCGACGCCAGGGCCGCGCGAGGTCGTCGTGGAGGTCGCCGCATGCGGGCTGTGCGGCACCGACCTGCACATCCTCCAGGGCGAGTTCGCGCCCAAGCTGCCGATCGTGCCGGGCCACGAGTTCGCCGGCCGGGTGGTCGCCGTGGGCACCGGTGTCACCGAGGTCGCCGAGGGCGACCGGGTGGCGGTGGACCCGTCGCTGTACTGCTACGAGTGCCGCCGGTGCCGTACCGGGCACAACAACCTGTGCGAGCGCTGGGCCGCCATCGGCGTCACCACCGCGGGCGGCGCCGCCCGCTACGCCCTGGCGCCGGTCGCGAACTGCGTGAAGCTGCCCGACCATGTGCGCACCGAGGACGCCGCGCTGATCGAGCCGCTGTCCTGCGCGGTGCGCGGCTACGACGTCCTCCAGTCCCGGCTGGGCGCCCATGTGCTGATCTACGGCTCCGGGACGATGGGCCTGATGATGCTGGAGCTGGCCAAGCGCACCGGCGCGGCGAGCGTCGACATGGTCGACCTGAACCCGGCCCGCCTGGAGACGGCACGCGGCCTCGGCGTCTCGGCGTCCGCCGCGAACGCGGACGAGCTGGACCGCCCCGAGGGCTGGGACCTGGTCATCGACGCCACCGGCAACGCGGCGGCCATCCAGGACGGCCTCGACCGGGTCGCCAAGGCGGGCACGTTCCTCCAGTTCGGCGTGGCCGACTACGCCACCCGCGTACAGATCGACCCGTACCGCATCTACAACCAGGAGATCACCATCACGGGCTCCATGGCGGTCCTGCACAGCTACGAGCGCGCGGCGGAACTGTTCGCGGGGGGCGTCCTGGACCCGGACGTCTTCATCAGCGACCGCCTGCCGCTGGACAGCTACCCGCAGGCGCTGGAGCAGTTCGCTGCGGGCGTCGGCCGCAAGATCGTGGTCGTGCCCTGA
- a CDS encoding TerD family protein, which produces MTPGSNIPLPTARVTVDVTAPVRLDVSGLLLTADGKVRSDDDFIFYNQPSGPGVTHRSGGGSAPDAITVDTSAVPPGIEKIVVTASPDAAGQSFQGIEPTATLRDADSGAALATFTPPRLGTETALVVMEIYLRAGQWKARAVGQGYADGLAGIATDFGVSVEEPAPAPAAPVAPPVPAAAPPQPLTPPQPMAPPAAPPAPPAPPAPGAGKVNLDKGRVSLQKNQTVSLVKGGRPLLSQVKMGLGWEPAFRGADIDLDASVIAYGPQRNHIDSCYFGKLSILGGAVKHSGDNLTGEGAGDDEVIVVDLGRLPQEVTGLVFTVNSFSGQKFTEVAKAYCRLLDAATGEELVRFDLTNAEAQTGVMMAKLVRQFSGEWDMTAMGDFVKARTVRNMVKPAAQAL; this is translated from the coding sequence ATGACCCCCGGCTCGAACATCCCCCTGCCCACCGCCCGCGTCACGGTGGACGTGACCGCTCCGGTGCGGCTGGACGTTTCGGGCCTGCTGCTCACCGCCGACGGCAAGGTGCGCTCGGACGACGACTTCATCTTCTACAACCAGCCCTCCGGTCCGGGCGTCACCCACCGCTCGGGCGGCGGCAGCGCGCCGGACGCGATCACCGTCGACACCTCCGCCGTGCCGCCGGGCATCGAGAAGATCGTGGTCACCGCCAGCCCGGACGCCGCCGGGCAGAGTTTCCAGGGCATCGAGCCCACGGCCACCCTGCGCGACGCGGACAGCGGCGCTGCGCTGGCCACCTTCACCCCGCCCCGGCTGGGCACCGAGACGGCCCTGGTCGTCATGGAGATCTATCTGCGCGCCGGCCAGTGGAAGGCGCGGGCCGTCGGCCAGGGGTACGCCGACGGGCTCGCGGGCATCGCGACCGACTTCGGCGTCAGCGTCGAGGAACCGGCGCCCGCCCCGGCGGCGCCCGTCGCACCGCCCGTACCGGCCGCGGCCCCGCCGCAGCCCCTCACCCCGCCGCAGCCGATGGCCCCGCCGGCCGCCCCGCCCGCGCCGCCGGCCCCGCCCGCCCCCGGCGCCGGGAAGGTCAATCTGGACAAGGGCCGCGTCAGCCTTCAGAAGAACCAGACGGTGTCCCTGGTCAAGGGCGGGCGCCCGCTGCTGTCCCAGGTGAAGATGGGCCTCGGCTGGGAGCCCGCCTTCCGGGGCGCGGACATCGACCTGGACGCGTCCGTCATCGCCTACGGCCCGCAGCGCAACCACATCGACAGCTGCTACTTCGGCAAGCTGTCCATCCTGGGCGGCGCGGTGAAGCACTCCGGCGACAACCTCACCGGCGAGGGCGCGGGCGACGACGAGGTCATCGTGGTGGACCTCGGGCGGCTCCCCCAGGAGGTCACCGGCCTGGTCTTCACGGTCAACTCCTTCTCCGGCCAGAAGTTCACCGAGGTCGCCAAGGCGTACTGCCGCCTGCTGGACGCCGCCACCGGCGAGGAACTGGTCCGCTTCGACCTCACCAACGCCGAGGCCCAGACGGGCGTGATGATGGCCAAGCTGGTCCGGCAGTTCTCCGGCGAGTGGGACATGACCGCCATGGGCGACTTCGTCAAGGCCCGCACGGTACGGAACATGGTGAAGCCGGCGGCCCAGGCGCTGTAG
- a CDS encoding TetR/AcrR family transcriptional regulator produces the protein MAQVRPMRADARRNYERLLEVALRAFTEHGENASLDDIAKRAGVGSGTLYRHFPNRQALLEAAFVDRVEAIAARADELAERLAPGEALSRWLYELCAWTIEARGLKALLGSAVTDGSATAVTVCGTSLMGAAARLVEAARRAGTLRADLEPVELLRLAHGVATAAELADGQGAHLRRYLTLLLEGLRA, from the coding sequence ATGGCGCAGGTCAGACCCATGCGGGCGGACGCCCGGCGGAACTACGAACGGCTGCTGGAGGTGGCCCTCCGGGCCTTCACCGAGCACGGTGAGAACGCCTCGCTCGATGACATCGCCAAGCGGGCCGGGGTCGGCTCCGGGACGCTGTACCGGCACTTCCCGAACCGGCAGGCGCTGCTGGAGGCGGCCTTCGTCGACCGGGTCGAGGCGATCGCCGCGCGCGCGGACGAGCTGGCGGAGCGGCTGGCGCCGGGCGAGGCGCTGTCGCGGTGGCTGTACGAGCTGTGCGCCTGGACGATCGAGGCGCGCGGGCTGAAGGCGCTGCTGGGCTCGGCGGTCACGGACGGCAGCGCGACGGCGGTCACCGTCTGCGGTACGTCGCTCATGGGCGCCGCGGCCCGTCTGGTGGAGGCCGCCCGGCGTGCGGGCACCCTGCGGGCGGACCTGGAACCGGTCGAACTGCTGCGGCTGGCGCACGGCGTGGCGACGGCCGCCGAGCTGGCGGACGGGCAGGGCGCGCACCTGCGCCGCTATCTGACGCTGCTGCTGGAGGGCCTGCGGGCGTGA
- a CDS encoding endonuclease/exonuclease/phosphatase family protein, whose amino-acid sequence MPSKSSARLAALTVAAVCSATAVTQMIVLPAPAHADSVRIHDIQGTTRISPYAGQKVSDVAGIVTGVRTYGASKGFWMQDPHPDADPATSEGVFVFTGSAPKAAVGDSVTVTGTVSEYVPGGTSSGNQSITEITKPAVTVVSSGNAVPAPVVVDAKSVPAAYTPAGDSAANGSIDALPLRPKRYALDYYESLEGMNVQVKDVRVVTASDPYTELWVTVKPHENANRRGGTVYGSYTSQNTGRLQIQSLGATADFPVADVGDTLRGTTAGPLDYTQYGGYTLVANRIGALESGGLRRENTRKQSRDELAVATYNVENLDPSDTTFAAHAAAIVNNLRSPDIVSLEEIQDDNGATDDGTVTADVTMAKLIDAIVAAGGPRYEWRSIDPVNDQDGGEPGGNIRQAFLFNPARVSFTDRPGGGSTTAVGVTRVHGRAALTSSPGRIDPASEAWKSSRKPLAGEFVFHGRTVLVIANHFASKGGDQGLTGKYQPPVRSSETQRHLQATEVNSFVKDILKVQRDADVIALGDINDFEFSGTARILEGRGELWSAIKSLPRSERYTYDYQGNAQVLDQILVSPSIRHGRFAYDSVHINSEFHDQISDHDPQVLRFRP is encoded by the coding sequence TTGCCGAGCAAGTCTTCCGCCCGTCTCGCCGCGCTGACCGTCGCCGCCGTGTGCTCCGCGACGGCGGTCACCCAGATGATCGTGCTCCCCGCGCCCGCGCACGCGGACTCCGTGCGCATCCATGACATCCAGGGCACCACCCGGATCTCCCCGTACGCCGGCCAGAAGGTCTCCGACGTGGCCGGAATCGTCACCGGGGTGCGCACCTACGGCGCCTCGAAGGGGTTCTGGATGCAGGACCCCCACCCCGACGCGGACCCGGCCACCAGTGAGGGCGTCTTCGTCTTCACCGGCTCCGCCCCGAAGGCCGCCGTCGGCGACTCCGTCACGGTCACCGGCACCGTCTCCGAGTACGTGCCCGGCGGCACCTCCTCGGGCAACCAGTCGATCACCGAGATCACCAAGCCGGCCGTCACCGTGGTCTCCTCCGGCAACGCCGTCCCGGCCCCGGTCGTCGTCGACGCGAAGTCGGTCCCGGCCGCCTACACCCCGGCCGGCGACAGCGCGGCCAACGGCTCGATCGACGCCCTGCCGCTGCGGCCGAAGCGCTACGCCCTGGACTACTACGAGTCCCTGGAGGGCATGAACGTCCAGGTCAAGGACGTCCGCGTGGTCACCGCCAGCGACCCGTACACCGAGCTGTGGGTCACGGTGAAGCCGCACGAGAACGCCAACAGGCGCGGCGGCACGGTGTACGGCTCCTACACCTCGCAGAACACCGGCCGGCTCCAGATCCAGTCGCTCGGCGCCACCGCCGACTTCCCGGTGGCGGACGTCGGCGACACCCTGCGCGGCACCACCGCCGGCCCGCTGGACTACACCCAGTACGGCGGCTACACCCTGGTGGCGAACCGCATCGGCGCCCTGGAGAGCGGCGGCCTGCGCCGCGAGAACACCCGCAAGCAGTCCCGCGACGAGCTGGCCGTGGCCACCTACAACGTGGAGAACCTGGACCCGTCCGACACCACCTTCGCGGCGCACGCCGCCGCGATCGTGAACAACCTCCGCTCGCCCGACATCGTGTCCCTGGAGGAGATCCAGGACGACAACGGCGCCACCGACGACGGCACCGTCACCGCGGACGTGACGATGGCCAAGCTGATCGACGCCATCGTCGCGGCGGGCGGCCCGCGCTACGAGTGGCGCTCCATCGACCCGGTCAACGACCAGGACGGCGGCGAGCCGGGCGGCAACATCCGCCAGGCGTTCCTGTTCAACCCGGCCCGGGTCTCCTTCACCGACCGCCCCGGCGGCGGCTCCACCACCGCCGTGGGCGTCACCCGGGTGCACGGCCGGGCCGCCCTGACCTCCTCGCCGGGCCGGATCGACCCGGCGAGCGAGGCGTGGAAGTCCAGCCGCAAGCCGCTGGCCGGCGAGTTCGTCTTCCACGGCCGTACGGTCCTCGTGATCGCCAACCACTTCGCCTCCAAGGGCGGCGACCAGGGGCTGACGGGCAAGTACCAGCCGCCGGTGCGCAGTTCGGAGACGCAGCGCCACCTCCAGGCGACCGAGGTGAACTCCTTCGTCAAGGACATCCTGAAGGTCCAGCGCGACGCGGACGTGATCGCCCTCGGCGACATCAACGACTTCGAGTTCTCCGGCACCGCGCGGATCCTGGAGGGCCGCGGCGAGCTGTGGTCGGCGATCAAGTCGCTGCCCAGGAGCGAGCGGTACACCTACGACTACCAGGGCAACGCGCAGGTCCTCGACCAGATCCTGGTCAGCCCCTCGATCCGGCACGGCCGCTTCGCGTACGACAGCGTGCACATCAACTCGGAGTTCCACGACCAGATCAGCGACCACGACCCGCAGGTGCTGCGCTTCCGCCCGTAG
- a CDS encoding antibiotic biosynthesis monooxygenase — MSSVPRTALRTDDHPDLTDPRVGSPLFSTWRVGTPERQRATVEAIAGTWQRRPWPADGLISYHVYTGEDGTTLLHHSQWASEQEFEAFVRTRRQERVDEIDVAVPGIERVGLGRFRHHRSAARGGPAGRDRRVPGCLVVVDVEFDGPDPERQRAWVDAVFEALEGDPAPHPGGIAAHFHLSTDGRRVLNYAEWESAEAHRAALAAPGDGVGSATARWKRVQTWPGVRSSTVSRYEHALGLVPA; from the coding sequence ATGAGTTCCGTACCGCGTACGGCCCTGCGCACCGACGACCACCCCGATCTCACCGATCCGCGCGTGGGCTCGCCGCTCTTCAGCACCTGGCGGGTGGGGACGCCCGAACGGCAGCGGGCGACGGTCGAGGCGATCGCCGGGACCTGGCAGCGCCGCCCCTGGCCCGCGGACGGGCTGATCTCCTACCACGTCTACACGGGCGAGGACGGCACCACGCTGCTGCACCACTCGCAGTGGGCGAGCGAGCAGGAGTTCGAGGCGTTCGTACGGACCCGGCGGCAGGAGCGGGTCGACGAGATCGATGTCGCCGTGCCGGGGATCGAGCGGGTCGGGCTCGGCCGGTTCCGGCACCACCGGAGCGCCGCCCGCGGCGGCCCCGCGGGGCGGGACCGCCGGGTGCCCGGCTGCCTCGTGGTCGTCGACGTCGAGTTCGACGGGCCCGACCCGGAGCGGCAGCGGGCCTGGGTCGACGCGGTCTTCGAGGCCCTGGAGGGCGACCCCGCGCCGCACCCCGGCGGGATCGCCGCCCACTTCCATCTGAGCACCGACGGCCGGCGGGTGCTGAACTACGCCGAGTGGGAGAGCGCGGAAGCCCACCGGGCGGCGCTCGCCGCCCCGGGCGACGGCGTCGGGTCGGCGACCGCGCGGTGGAAGCGCGTGCAGACCTGGCCCGGCGTCCGGAGCAGCACGGTGAGCCGGTACGAGCACGCGCTCGGTCTCGTACCCGCCTGA
- a CDS encoding DUF3618 domain-containing protein — translation MTDSRHGTDKAATAPGAKGPDELREQIERTRNRLGDTVEELAAKADVKGRAKARAADLRDRAGAMTVQLRSGAAHVGHRAQDRAALKARNAPDALGQPLDGAVRTVRRNARPLLFAGAAGAAVLAAGLLLNRRRAHC, via the coding sequence ATGACCGACAGCAGGCACGGGACGGACAAGGCCGCGACGGCGCCCGGCGCCAAGGGGCCCGACGAGCTGCGCGAGCAGATCGAGCGGACCAGGAACCGGCTCGGCGACACCGTCGAGGAACTGGCGGCCAAGGCCGATGTGAAGGGCCGCGCCAAGGCCCGCGCGGCCGATCTGCGCGACCGGGCCGGAGCGATGACGGTGCAGCTGCGCAGCGGCGCCGCCCACGTCGGGCACCGCGCACAGGACCGGGCGGCGCTCAAGGCCCGCAACGCGCCCGACGCCCTCGGGCAGCCACTGGACGGCGCCGTGCGGACCGTCCGCCGCAACGCCCGCCCCCTGCTGTTCGCGGGCGCGGCCGGAGCGGCGGTCCTGGCGGCGGGGCTGCTGCTCAACCGGCGCCGCGCGCACTGCTGA
- a CDS encoding phage holin family protein yields MTGTIDARPVHAEHAPAGDRSVGELVHDATEQLSLLARQEVALAKEELTAKGRRMGRGGGLLGAAGALAYVGLFALAGTGVAALSLVLPVWAAALIVTGVLFALAGLLALTGRAQLRRAGPPTPQRALGSVKADVEEIKERAHHR; encoded by the coding sequence GTGACCGGGACCATCGATGCCAGACCAGTGCACGCGGAGCACGCTCCGGCGGGCGACCGCTCGGTGGGCGAGCTGGTGCACGACGCCACCGAACAGCTTTCCCTGCTCGCCCGGCAGGAAGTGGCCCTCGCCAAGGAGGAACTGACCGCGAAGGGCCGGCGCATGGGACGCGGCGGCGGCCTCCTCGGGGCCGCGGGCGCCCTCGCCTACGTCGGCCTGTTCGCACTCGCCGGTACGGGCGTCGCCGCGCTCAGCCTGGTGCTGCCCGTGTGGGCCGCGGCACTCATCGTGACCGGTGTGCTGTTCGCGCTGGCGGGCCTGCTGGCCCTCACCGGCCGCGCCCAGCTGCGCCGCGCCGGACCGCCCACGCCGCAGCGGGCACTGGGCAGCGTCAAGGCGGACGTCGAGGAGATCAAGGAAAGGGCACACCACCGATGA